The genomic region GTTGACCCTGAACAGGTGGCCCTTCTGGTAAAAAATGAATGGAAGCTGTCCTACGTCACACCTTTATATCAGTTTAGATATACACTGTTGAATGTGTACGCCAAGCATCTATCAGCCTTTTTAGTAGCGGAGAAACAACAAGGCACAGCAGTTGAAGTCGGCCTTGAGACAGGCTTTAAAGTCACATTCTCTACCGTCCTTGGGATGGTGGAGACAAAGGATGATGCAGAGACCGTTTTCATACAGGTGAGATATTTGCATGTTTACAGAGTTTTGTAGAGTCAAATGTTTAGGTAACATTAATGTACAATGTTATGACCTGACCCATGCATCATCTTCACTTTTTCCTGTGGTGACAGATTCATTCTAAGCCAGTGTTTGCTTCTGCGGGAGATACCCCACGGGTTGTGTGGAGTGGATGGCTGACCTGCATCAATGGTGACCCAGAGTACCTCCAGTCTCTTCCACCAGAGTTTGTCAGCTTGCCCTTGTTCTGCACAAGTGGTACAGAGTCTTTGACTTTCTTGGTAAAGTTATGGTTTGAAAGGACATTTGACTGCAGCTTTGGCTCACTGAGCCTCGACCCCAACGATCTACAATGGCTTGCTGCCCTTTGGACTGGTTGCCACAGTGACAACAACATCAGGTCTCTGAAGCTGGCGTGGACGCTGCCAGCTCAGCCTCCTCTCGACGTGTCGCTCACGGTGAACGGCCAGGACGCGTGGGACCTGTGGGAGAAGGTGCGACCCGGGGACCGTGCCGATGACTCTGTCAGCATTGAGGAGGTGAAGTGCTTCATAACCGGCATCGAGTCCCACTTCTTCAGGCACTTCAAGATCCACCTGTCTGCTGGGGTCCTGAAGAAGGTCTCCACAGCGCTGGGCTCTGTTCACCTCGATGGGAAAATCAAGGTAGGTTTGCCATCTTTCTTTTCCCACGCTGCAGAGTTACATCCATCCGAAGGGTTGCCCAGCATCACATTTTAGAGATGAATAAgtagtagggctgggcgatatggaccaaaagtcATATCCCGATATATTTAGGTTGAATATCGATATATACGATATATATCCCGATATTTTTTCCGCAAAGTTAGCGCTATAAAATGAAATGTTCAGTCAAATATGTTGTTGAAAACTCACTactcaaataataataaaatgtaaacataaaactGGAGTGCCTTTTTTGAAATCAAAACTCCGTAAGGTGcacatttaaattaaaaaaat from Alosa alosa isolate M-15738 ecotype Scorff River chromosome 1, AALO_Geno_1.1, whole genome shotgun sequence harbors:
- the cenpl gene encoding centromere protein L produces the protein MDRRSAVNTSVTHHTTHRRSKSYGRTFDATSRFCYTPGQLTITRIPTSREAAKAHKITEKVDPEQVALLVKNEWKLSYVTPLYQFRYTLLNVYAKHLSAFLVAEKQQGTAVEVGLETGFKVTFSTVLGMVETKDDAETVFIQIHSKPVFASAGDTPRVVWSGWLTCINGDPEYLQSLPPEFVSLPLFCTSGTESLTFLVKLWFERTFDCSFGSLSLDPNDLQWLAALWTGCHSDNNIRSLKLAWTLPAQPPLDVSLTVNGQDAWDLWEKVRPGDRADDSVSIEEVKCFITGIESHFFRHFKIHLSAGVLKKVSTALGSVHLDGKIKITCSDYMITVMTLLTECAILKMPTI